A stretch of Canis lupus familiaris isolate Mischka breed German Shepherd chromosome 11, alternate assembly UU_Cfam_GSD_1.0, whole genome shotgun sequence DNA encodes these proteins:
- the SOWAHA gene encoding ankyrin repeat domain-containing protein SOWAHA isoform X1, which translates to MALAAAAAAAAAAGVSQAAVLGFLLEHGGQVRSCDLLSRFKPLLEAGDPRGRAARRDRFKQFVNDVAVVKELDGVKFVVLKKRLRPRQAARALPPGDPGDPRSTPVSPREAPGAGAPSPAAPPPQQPGAPREHAALPLEPQDASGPARPPAEPAEPPAGPAQPSGGAPGPRVPAVELALAPEGLSAGAAAPPSPLSGEPPPHAAAPDAEPGRGPTAEAPPPPKPCMLPVRCVPGPAALRIRAEEQGLRRQLSEEPSPRSSPLLRRRLSVEEAGLGLGLGLGLGLGLGPGPGRSPHLRRLPRAGPRLLSPDAEEVPAAPPPPPPPPAVPLEPTEHEWLVRAAGGCWTHQLHGLLLRDSGLAAKRDFMSGFTALHWAAKSGDREMALQLVEVARRGGARVDVNARSHGGYTPLHLAALHGREDAAVLLVVRLGAQVHVRDHSGRRAYQYLPPGASYALRRLLGDPCLPGSADADATAAGSGSHAARRPVQVAATILSSTTSAFLGVLADDLMLQDLARGMRKSGSLSKFLGASPTAPRKKTKTRSGLPAFPELSRRPTPGPLAGLVPSLPPPT; encoded by the coding sequence ATGGcgctggccgccgccgccgccgccgccgccgccgccggggtgAGCCAGGCGGCCGTGCTGGGCTTCCTGCTGGAGCACGGCGGCCAGGTGCGCAGCTGCGACCTGCTGAGCCGCTTCAAGCCCCTGCTGGAGGCCGGCGACCCGCGCGGCCGCGCCGCCCGCAGGGACCGCTTCAAGCAATTCGTCAACGACGTGGCGGTGGTGAAGGAGTTGGACGGCGTCAAGTTCGTGGTGCTGAAGAAGAGACTGCGGCCCCGGCAGGCGGCGCGGGCCCTGCCCCCGGGCGACCCCGGCGACCCCCGGAGCACCCCCGTCTCGCCCCGGGAAGCGCCTGGCGCGGGGGCTCCATCcccggccgcgccgccgccgcagcAGCCGGGGGCACCACGCGAGCACGCGGCCCTGCCCTTGGAGCCGCAGGACGCCTCTGGGCCCGCTCGGCCCCCCGcggagcccgcggagcccccggcGGGTCCCGCCCAGCCATCGGGGGGTGCCCCCGGGCCCCGGGTCCCAGCCGTTGAGCTAGCCCTGGCCCCCGAGGGGCTCTCTGCAGGCGCGGCCGCGCCGCCCAGCCCGCTGTCGGGGGAGCCCCCGCCCCACGCCGCGGCGCCGGACGCGGAACCTGGGCGCGGCCCGACGGCCGAGGCGCCGCCGCCCCCCAAGCCCTGCATGCTGCCCGTGCGCTGCGTCCCGGGCCCCGCCGCGCTCCGGATCCGGGCCGAGGAGCAGGGCCTGCGGCGGCAGCTGTCGGAGGAGCCGAGCCCGCGCAGCTCCCCGCTGCTGCGGCGGCGGCTGTCGGTGGAGGAGgccggcctgggcctgggcctgggcctgggcctgggcctgggcctcggcCCCGGCCCGGGCCGCTCCCCGCACCTGAGGCGCCTGCCGCGCGCAGGCCCGCGCCTGCTAAGCCCGGACGCGGAGGAAGtgcccgccgcgccgccgccgccgccgccgccgcccgccgtgCCCCTGGAGCCCACGGAGCACGAGTGGCTggtgcgggcggcggggggctgcTGGACCCACCAGCTGCACGGGCTGCTGCTGCGCGACAGCGGCCTGGCGGCCAAGCGCGACTTCATGTCGGGCTTCACGGCCCTGCACTGGGCCGCCAAGAGCGGCGACCGCGAGATGGCGCTGCAGCTGGTGGAGGTGGCGCGCCGAGGGGGCGCGCGGGTGGACGTGAACGCGCGCTCGCACGGCGGCTACACGCCGCTGCACCTGGCCGCCCTGCACGGCCGCGAGGACGCCGCCGTGCTGCTGGTGGTGCGCCTGGGCGCGCAGGTGCACGTGCGCGACCACAGCGGGCGGCGCGCCTACCAGTACCTGCCGCCCGGCGCCTCGTACGCGCTCCGCCGCCTCCTCGGCGACCCCTGCCTTCCAGGCTCTGCCGACGCCGACGCCACCGCGGCCGGCAGTGGCTCCCACGCGGCCCGGCGCCCGGTGCAGGTGGCCGCCACCATCCTCAGTTCCACCACCAGCGCGTTCCTGGGCGTCCTGGCCGACGACCTGATGCTCCAAGACCTGGCTCGAGGCATGAGGAAGTCGGGCTCCCTTAGCAAGTTCTTGGGTGCCTCGCCCACAGCTCCACGGAAAAAGACGAAGACCCGCAGCGGCCTGCCGGCTTTCCCAGAACTCTCTCGCCGACCTACTCCCGGGCCCCTGGCTGGGCTCGTGCCCAGTCTCCCGCCCCCAACCTGA